The Candidatus Dependentiae bacterium genome includes a window with the following:
- the serS gene encoding serine--tRNA ligase, translated as MIDLGLLREHPDQIIKLLTIKEPSFDAQLLLKKDQELRAMRSRVEELRHQKNQLAANAKSGITPEIRERSIALGTELKQTEKELEALEKEFNELYLRCPNIPSTDIPLGGKESNKVVRQEGTKPSFSFPAKNHIDLATALGWLDFAAAAKITGSNFALYRGDGVKMIYALSMFMLKHNQEHGYQMVLPPYLINEESLTVAGNFPKFKDQVYATANDPQFLIPTAEVSLTNLYRDHIFEPTDLPMRLTSWTSCFRREAGSYGANERGLIRIHQFEKVELYTFTRPEYADQELERIVACAEGLLKKLGLHYRISLLAGQDCSFQSAKTFDIEVWIPSLNDYKEVSSCSNCTDFQARRGMIRYREAAGEKTKLVYTLNGSSLALPRLMVAIMETYQQADGSIAIPEILKNYGVW; from the coding sequence ATGATAGATTTAGGGCTTTTGCGAGAACATCCAGATCAGATAATAAAACTGCTGACTATCAAAGAGCCATCGTTTGATGCGCAGTTGCTCCTTAAAAAGGATCAAGAATTACGTGCAATGCGCTCGCGCGTTGAGGAACTCCGTCATCAAAAAAATCAGCTCGCCGCGAACGCAAAATCTGGCATCACGCCCGAGATTAGAGAACGATCAATCGCCTTGGGCACAGAGCTCAAACAAACAGAAAAAGAGCTAGAAGCACTCGAAAAAGAATTTAATGAACTTTATTTACGCTGCCCAAATATTCCATCTACCGATATTCCATTGGGCGGAAAAGAATCAAATAAAGTTGTGCGCCAAGAAGGCACGAAGCCATCATTCTCATTTCCAGCAAAAAATCATATCGATCTAGCGACCGCTTTGGGTTGGCTCGATTTTGCAGCGGCGGCTAAAATCACTGGCAGTAATTTTGCGCTTTATCGGGGCGATGGCGTTAAAATGATTTATGCACTTTCTATGTTTATGCTCAAGCACAATCAAGAACATGGCTATCAGATGGTGCTTCCTCCCTATTTGATCAATGAAGAATCGCTCACTGTGGCGGGTAACTTCCCCAAATTTAAAGATCAGGTGTACGCAACCGCGAATGATCCGCAGTTTTTAATTCCAACGGCGGAAGTCAGTTTAACGAATTTATACCGGGATCATATTTTTGAGCCGACCGATTTGCCCATGAGGCTTACTTCGTGGACGAGTTGTTTTAGACGAGAAGCAGGATCGTACGGCGCTAATGAACGTGGATTGATTCGCATTCATCAATTTGAAAAAGTTGAACTGTATACATTTACGCGTCCCGAATATGCTGATCAAGAGCTCGAGAGAATTGTTGCTTGTGCAGAAGGGCTTTTGAAAAAATTAGGGCTTCATTATCGCATCTCATTGCTAGCGGGCCAAGATTGTTCGTTTCAATCGGCAAAAACGTTTGATATCGAAGTATGGATTCCAAGCTTGAACGATTACAAGGAAGTTTCTTCGTGCAGTAATTGCACAGATTTTCAAGCGCGGCGCGGCATGATTCGTTACCGTGAAGCTGCTGGAGAGAAAACAAAACTTGTTTACACGCTCAATGGTTCGT
- a CDS encoding HU family DNA-binding protein, whose translation MNKSQLIDSLSEETLFTKKDVARLLDSLARTVQRALKNGDKVQWASFGTWSVSRRPARKGINPATKQRIDLPAVNVPRFKPGKALREVVRSI comes from the coding sequence ATGAACAAAAGTCAGCTCATTGACTCCTTGAGTGAAGAAACATTATTTACAAAAAAAGACGTAGCGCGCTTGCTGGATAGCTTGGCGCGTACTGTACAACGCGCGTTGAAAAACGGCGATAAAGTACAGTGGGCGAGCTTTGGTACGTGGTCTGTTTCACGTCGACCAGCACGCAAGGGCATCAATCCTGCAACAAAGCAACGTATTGATTTGCCTGCAGTGAATGTTCCTCGCTTTAAACCAGGAAAAGCGCTACGAGAAGTGGTACGTTCAATCTAA